In the Campylobacter sp. RM6914 genome, one interval contains:
- a CDS encoding RNA polymerase factor sigma-54 yields the protein MLRQTQALSPKLKLNQTLRSWLPILQSSLDELKETLEPFVENNPFASIEQNSSHVNSKRNFFKEISKNSISDTLEATSIQKQSLYEKLYEQINPPLFPTLKSQNIAYKIIECINNEGYFEYDDEILSEFDDAQVESIRARFAYLEPSGVGAKSLKESFLFQLEEVECEAKIYENVKKIIENFEDIEQMTKLKGYKEALELIKKFKNPPAIEYLEDVATAVADIAIKTDDNGISVSVNDGFYPEILLDTQGLDEANEFVSSRIKEARALIDALEMRKATLYKIGLMIVEYQYDYFFGGDIKPMKLKNLADDLGRNPSTISRAIANKYLECSRGTIPLKKFFATGLDEEVSNEAIKGFLLELIKKESPQKPLSDLKILELIKANFNIPLVRRTITKYRKSLNIGSSSERKKIYAIKH from the coding sequence ATGCTGCGTCAAACTCAAGCTCTATCGCCAAAACTAAAGCTTAATCAAACGCTTCGTAGTTGGCTTCCGATACTTCAAAGTAGCCTTGACGAGCTAAAAGAGACGCTTGAGCCGTTTGTCGAAAACAACCCGTTTGCTAGCATAGAACAAAATTCATCTCATGTAAATTCTAAAAGAAATTTTTTTAAAGAAATAAGCAAAAATTCCATTTCAGATACGCTTGAAGCTACCAGTATACAAAAGCAAAGCTTGTATGAAAAGCTTTATGAGCAGATAAATCCACCGCTTTTTCCAACGTTAAAGTCTCAAAATATAGCTTATAAAATCATCGAATGCATAAATAATGAAGGGTATTTTGAATATGATGATGAAATTTTATCGGAATTTGATGATGCGCAAGTTGAGAGTATTAGAGCTAGATTTGCCTATCTTGAGCCAAGTGGAGTTGGAGCTAAGAGCTTAAAAGAGAGCTTTTTGTTTCAGCTTGAAGAGGTGGAGTGTGAGGCTAAAATTTACGAAAATGTAAAAAAAATTATCGAAAATTTCGAAGATATTGAACAGATGACAAAACTAAAGGGCTACAAAGAGGCTCTTGAATTAATAAAAAAATTTAAAAATCCTCCTGCTATAGAATACCTAGAAGATGTGGCAACAGCCGTTGCAGATATAGCCATAAAAACAGATGATAACGGCATTAGCGTTAGTGTAAATGACGGGTTTTATCCTGAAATTTTACTAGATACACAAGGACTTGATGAGGCAAACGAATTTGTCTCAAGCCGCATAAAAGAGGCTAGGGCACTCATAGATGCGCTTGAGATGCGCAAAGCAACGCTTTATAAGATAGGGCTAATGATAGTCGAGTATCAGTATGATTATTTCTTTGGTGGAGACATAAAGCCGATGAAGCTTAAAAATTTAGCCGATGATCTTGGTCGCAACCCATCCACTATATCGCGTGCCATTGCAAATAAATACCTAGAATGCTCGCGTGGAACGATCCCTCTTAAGAAGTTTTTTGCTACTGGGCTTGATGAGGAAGTTTCAAATGAGGCTATAAAAGGATTTTTACTTGAACTTATAAAGAAAGAAAGTCCACAAAAGCCATTAAGTGATCTTAAAATTTTAGAACTTATAAAGGCTAATTTTAATATCCCATTGGTGCGGCGAACGATAACAAAATACCGTAAGTCGTTAAATATCGGAAGTTCTAGCGAGCGTAAAAAAATTTACGCTATCAAGCACTGA
- the lptB gene encoding LPS export ABC transporter ATP-binding protein, translating to MHKLQINELKKTIKKTNIIKGVSLDIKSGEVVGLLGPNGAGKTTTFYMICGLISPTSGTIVLDNKDVTNVPLHKRAQMGIGYLPQESSIFKDLSVEENLLLGAEILYKDVKVCEQKVNEMLNLLNIEPIRQRKGVSLSGGERRRCEIARSLMITPKFLLLDEPFAGVDPIAVSDIQSIVRDLKNLGIGVLITDHNVRETLAICDRAYVIKDGALLASGTAKEVANDKNVRTHYLGEEFKLLE from the coding sequence GTGCATAAATTACAGATAAACGAATTGAAGAAAACCATAAAAAAGACAAACATCATAAAAGGCGTTTCGCTAGATATAAAAAGTGGAGAGGTAGTAGGACTTCTTGGTCCAAACGGCGCCGGTAAGACTACGACTTTTTACATGATATGCGGTCTAATCAGCCCTACAAGTGGCACTATTGTGCTTGACAATAAAGATGTTACAAATGTTCCACTTCATAAGCGAGCGCAAATGGGGATTGGGTATTTACCGCAAGAGTCGAGCATCTTTAAAGACTTAAGCGTAGAGGAAAATTTGCTTTTAGGAGCGGAAATTTTATACAAAGATGTTAAAGTTTGTGAGCAAAAAGTCAATGAAATGCTAAATCTCTTAAACATCGAACCCATCAGACAAAGAAAAGGCGTAAGTCTAAGCGGTGGCGAAAGAAGACGATGCGAGATAGCCAGGAGTCTTATGATAACACCTAAATTTCTTCTTCTTGATGAACCTTTTGCAGGGGTTGATCCTATCGCGGTTAGTGATATACAAAGTATAGTTCGTGACCTTAAAAATTTAGGCATAGGTGTGCTTATAACTGATCATAACGTGCGTGAGACGTTGGCTATTTGCGATAGAGCATACGTTATCAAAGACGGTGCTTTGCTTGCAAGCGGCACGGCAAAAGAGGTTGCAAACGATAAAAATGTTCGCACGCATTATCTTGGTGAAGAATTTAAGCTTCTAGAGTAA
- the tsaE gene encoding tRNA (adenosine(37)-N6)-threonylcarbamoyltransferase complex ATPase subunit type 1 TsaE, translated as MREFILAKDELIKLVKTLPKDGVVLLSGTLASGKTTLVQEIAKFHGVKQNVTSPTFSIMQSYDGDVKIFHYDIYQNGVSGLVKNGLFENLYEDGLHLVEWGDEELENMLKIYKIPYTIINIKTKENLRIYEVKSA; from the coding sequence ATGCGTGAATTTATACTAGCTAAAGATGAGCTTATCAAGCTTGTAAAAACACTGCCAAAAGATGGTGTGGTGCTACTTAGTGGAACTCTTGCTAGCGGCAAGACAACTTTGGTGCAAGAGATAGCTAAATTTCACGGCGTTAAGCAAAATGTTACTTCGCCTACATTTTCGATCATGCAAAGTTATGATGGCGATGTAAAAATTTTTCACTATGATATATATCAAAATGGTGTTAGCGGTCTTGTAAAAAACGGACTTTTTGAAAATTTGTATGAAGATGGACTACATCTTGTTGAGTGGGGCGATGAAGAGCTCGAAAATATGCTAAAAATTTATAAAATTCCATATACTATAATCAACATAAAAACCAAAGAAAACCTGCGAATATACGAGGTAAAAAGTGCATAA
- a CDS encoding RNA-binding S4 domain-containing protein, whose translation MRIDKFLNVVNITKRRSISEDMCKSGVVSINGVVAKPAKDVKVGDKITIKFLVREVSYEVLAIPTSKSIPKSAQEEYVRQVNA comes from the coding sequence ATGAGAATAGATAAATTTTTAAATGTAGTAAATATCACAAAACGCAGAAGTATCAGCGAAGATATGTGTAAAAGCGGAGTAGTTAGTATAAACGGAGTGGTTGCAAAGCCTGCTAAAGATGTCAAAGTTGGCGATAAAATAACCATAAAATTTCTTGTCCGCGAAGTAAGTTATGAGGTGCTGGCTATACCGACAAGTAAAAGTATCCCAAAAAGTGCACAAGAAGAGTATGTAAGGCAGGTTAATGCGTGA
- the mmuM gene encoding homocysteine S-methyltransferase — MNLYVRATETPLVAASIGPYGAYLSDGSEYRGDYNLSKSEFKAFHEPRIRAVLEGGADMLAVETIPLLSEAEAICELLEQNFKDVPCWISFTARDENELASGDAITDVVKILESTPNVLAYGFNCISDTLASALLANLKKAGGTKPFIIYPNAGAVYDAKTQKWSEKPDESGLIKYIQKWHELGARLIGGCCQTSPEFIRQLSEILKTKI, encoded by the coding sequence ATGAATTTATACGTGAGAGCGACGGAGACTCCACTTGTGGCGGCAAGTATCGGACCATACGGTGCGTATCTATCTGACGGGAGCGAATATAGGGGTGATTATAATCTAAGCAAGAGTGAATTTAAGGCGTTTCACGAGCCACGCATTAGGGCTGTTTTAGAGGGTGGGGCGGATATGCTGGCGGTTGAGACTATACCGCTTTTAAGCGAGGCGGAGGCGATATGCGAGCTTTTAGAGCAAAATTTTAAGGACGTGCCTTGCTGGATAAGTTTTACGGCAAGAGATGAAAATGAGCTTGCTAGCGGCGACGCTATAACAGACGTGGTTAAAATTTTAGAAAGCACTCCAAACGTGCTTGCCTACGGCTTTAATTGCATAAGTGACACTCTTGCTAGCGCTTTGCTTGCAAATTTAAAAAAGGCTGGCGGAACAAAGCCATTTATCATCTACCCAAATGCGGGCGCCGTGTATGACGCCAAGACTCAAAAATGGAGCGAAAAGCCTGATGAGAGCGGGCTAATAAAGTATATACAAAAGTGGCATGAGCTTGGCGCAAGGCTGATCGGCGGATGTTGCCAAACGAGCCCTGAATTTATAAGGCAACTAAGCGAAATTTTAAAGACAAAAATTTAG
- a CDS encoding homocysteine S-methyltransferase family protein: MSKFKDLLAKKDVVVLDGALATQLEAMGLDISGKLWSAKHIAQNPGAIKQIHKNYLKAGSDIITTASYQATIPGLMAAGFSEKEAYGLIIKTSLIAREAVDEFIRESDGDSTCGGKYRTIRCVSI, encoded by the coding sequence ATGAGTAAATTTAAAGATTTATTAGCCAAAAAAGACGTAGTGGTGCTTGACGGAGCGCTTGCCACACAGCTTGAAGCTATGGGGCTTGACATCAGCGGTAAGCTCTGGTCGGCAAAGCATATCGCACAAAACCCGGGCGCTATCAAGCAAATTCACAAAAATTATTTAAAAGCCGGAAGCGACATCATCACGACGGCAAGCTATCAAGCGACGATTCCGGGCCTTATGGCGGCCGGGTTTAGCGAAAAAGAGGCGTATGGCTTAATCATAAAAACAAGCCTTATAGCACGCGAGGCGGTGGATGAATTTATACGTGAGAGCGACGGAGACTCCACTTGTGGCGGCAAGTATCGGACCATACGGTGCGTATCTATCTGA
- a CDS encoding amino acid permease, whose translation MQNHKLQNQGEFKRKINSRHLFMIALGGVIGTGLFLSSGYTISQAGPLGAVISYLVGAVVVYLVMLSLGELATAMPVTGSFGAYATKFISPATGFTVTWLYWLCWTVALGTEFFGSGDTYAKVVS comes from the coding sequence TTGCAAAATCACAAATTACAAAATCAAGGCGAGTTTAAGCGCAAGATAAACTCACGCCATCTATTTATGATAGCTCTTGGCGGAGTTATCGGCACGGGGCTGTTTCTAAGCTCAGGCTACACCATTTCACAGGCCGGTCCGCTTGGTGCTGTCATCAGCTATCTTGTGGGCGCGGTGGTCGTCTATCTGGTTATGCTCTCTCTTGGCGAGCTTGCTACGGCGATGCCGGTTACTGGCTCATTTGGTGCGTATGCTACGAAATTTATCTCTCCGGCTACGGGATTTACCGTTACGTGGCTTTACTGGCTGTGCTGGACGGTAGCGCTTGGGACCGAGTTTTTTGGGAGCGGCGATACTTATGCAAAGGTGGTTTCCTGA
- a CDS encoding argininosuccinate synthase, translating into MKKEVKKVVLAYSGGLDTSIILKWLQDEYNCEVVTFTADIGQGEEVEPARKKAIALGVKPENIFIEDLREEFVKDYVFPMFRANAIYEGEYLLGTSIARPLISKRQAEIAKLTGADGVSHGATGKGNDQVRFELGYYALNPDLTIIAPWREWDLNSREKLLAYAERNGIDISKKPGKSPYSMDANLLHISYEGLVLENPANAPEKDMWRWTVDPKDAPNESEIITIGYEKGDPVSINGKKLSPAEILTELNRLGAKHGIGRLDIAENRYVGMKSRGCYETPGGTIMLKAHRAIESITLDRGAAHLKDELMPRYAELIYNGFWFSPERAMLQAAIDKSQEHVNGEVRVELYKGNVIILGRSSQNDNLFNEAYSTFEEDSVYDQKDADGFIKLNALRFIIASKNGRKF; encoded by the coding sequence ATGAAAAAAGAGGTTAAAAAGGTCGTTCTGGCTTACTCCGGCGGACTTGATACAAGTATAATTCTAAAATGGCTTCAAGATGAATATAATTGCGAAGTTGTAACATTTACGGCAGATATAGGTCAAGGAGAAGAGGTTGAGCCGGCTCGCAAAAAAGCTATAGCACTTGGAGTAAAACCTGAAAATATTTTTATAGAAGATCTAAGAGAAGAATTTGTAAAAGACTATGTATTTCCTATGTTTAGAGCAAACGCTATTTATGAGGGAGAGTATTTACTGGGAACTTCTATCGCTCGTCCGTTAATATCAAAAAGACAAGCAGAGATAGCAAAGCTAACCGGTGCTGACGGCGTTAGCCACGGAGCAACAGGCAAAGGAAACGATCAAGTTCGTTTTGAGCTTGGGTACTACGCACTAAATCCTGATCTAACCATCATAGCGCCTTGGAGAGAATGGGACTTAAATAGTCGTGAAAAACTTCTTGCTTATGCAGAGAGAAATGGCATAGATATAAGTAAAAAACCAGGCAAAAGTCCATACTCAATGGACGCAAATTTACTTCACATAAGCTATGAGGGTTTAGTTCTTGAAAATCCCGCAAATGCTCCTGAAAAAGATATGTGGAGATGGACGGTTGATCCAAAAGATGCGCCAAACGAGAGTGAGATAATCACTATCGGCTACGAAAAAGGCGATCCTGTAAGCATAAACGGTAAAAAGCTAAGTCCTGCTGAAATTTTAACAGAGCTAAACCGTCTTGGGGCAAAACACGGCATAGGACGCCTTGATATAGCTGAAAACCGCTATGTGGGCATGAAAAGTCGCGGTTGCTATGAAACACCTGGCGGCACTATCATGTTAAAAGCCCATCGTGCGATAGAGAGCATAACTCTTGACAGAGGAGCGGCTCACCTAAAAGACGAGCTAATGCCACGCTATGCAGAGCTAATCTACAACGGTTTTTGGTTTAGCCCTGAACGTGCTATGCTACAAGCTGCGATAGATAAAAGCCAAGAGCATGTAAACGGTGAAGTAAGGGTTGAGCTTTATAAAGGAAATGTCATAATCCTTGGTCGTTCAAGCCAAAATGATAATTTGTTTAACGAAGCATATAGTACATTTGAAGAGGATAGCGTATATGATCAAAAAGATGCGGACGGCTTTATCAAGCTAAACGCTCTTCGCTTTATAATCGCTAGCAAAAACGGAAGAAAATTTTAA
- the rplI gene encoding 50S ribosomal protein L9 — protein MKVLLIKDVKGLGKAGEIKEVKDGYGNNFLIGKGFAKAATPDVLRQYEAAQKRKAEELKYELANLEKLKDELAKVTVVIKKQLGANGALFGSVSKEEIAEELEKTHHLIVDKKSIEIEKNHLKAVGIYNVQVKLGHAISADLKVDVQGE, from the coding sequence ATGAAAGTATTACTTATAAAAGACGTAAAAGGCTTAGGAAAAGCAGGTGAGATAAAAGAGGTAAAAGATGGATACGGCAACAACTTCTTGATAGGAAAAGGCTTTGCAAAAGCTGCAACTCCTGATGTATTACGCCAATACGAAGCAGCACAAAAAAGAAAAGCAGAAGAGCTAAAATACGAACTTGCAAATTTAGAAAAATTAAAAGATGAGTTAGCTAAAGTTACGGTAGTTATCAAAAAACAACTAGGTGCTAACGGCGCACTTTTTGGCTCTGTCTCCAAAGAAGAGATAGCTGAAGAGCTTGAAAAAACACATCATCTAATCGTTGATAAAAAATCAATCGAAATAGAAAAAAACCACCTAAAAGCGGTAGGAATTTATAATGTTCAAGTAAAACTAGGACACGCGATAAGTGCCGATTTAAAGGTTGACGTTCAAGGAGAGTAA
- the hslV gene encoding ATP-dependent protease subunit HslV, whose product MFHATTILAYKGKNKSVIGGDGQVSFGNTVLKGNAVKIRKIKDGKVLAGFAGSTADAFNLFDMFEENLEQAKGDLLKAVINFSKAWRKDKYLRKLEAMMLVLNRDKIFLLSGTGDVVEPEDGKIAAIGSGGNYALSAARALDRLATDIDEEVLVKESLTIAGEICIYTNTNIKTYVLEDDK is encoded by the coding sequence GTGTTTCACGCAACAACGATCTTAGCCTATAAAGGCAAAAATAAATCAGTAATAGGCGGTGATGGTCAAGTAAGTTTTGGCAACACTGTATTAAAGGGAAATGCCGTTAAGATCAGAAAGATAAAAGACGGTAAAGTTTTGGCGGGCTTTGCAGGAAGTACCGCCGATGCGTTTAACCTTTTTGATATGTTTGAAGAAAATTTAGAGCAAGCAAAAGGGGATCTCTTAAAGGCTGTTATAAATTTTAGTAAAGCATGGAGAAAAGATAAGTATCTACGCAAATTAGAAGCTATGATGTTGGTTCTTAACCGTGATAAAATTTTCTTACTTAGCGGGACCGGCGATGTAGTTGAGCCTGAAGACGGAAAGATAGCTGCGATAGGCAGTGGCGGCAACTACGCACTTTCTGCTGCTCGCGCACTTGATAGGCTAGCCACCGACATAGATGAAGAGGTGCTCGTAAAAGAGAGTCTTACTATCGCGGGAGAAATTTGCATATATACAAATACAAATATAAAAACCTATGTCTTAGAGGATGATAAATAA